The following proteins are co-located in the Eptesicus fuscus isolate TK198812 chromosome 9, DD_ASM_mEF_20220401, whole genome shotgun sequence genome:
- the AKR1A1 gene encoding aldo-keto reductase family 1 member A1, with protein MAASCLLLHTGQKMPLIGLGTWKSNPGQVKAAVKHALSVGYRHIDCAAIYGNETEIGEALKETVGPGKALSREELFVTSKLWNTKHHPEDVEPALRKTLADLQLEYLDLYLIHWPYAFERGDDPFPKNADGTVRYDFIDYKETWKALEALVAKGLVRALGLSNFSSRQIDDLLSVASVRPAVLQVECHPYLAQHELIAHCQARGLEVTAYSPLGSSDRAWRDPKEPVLLEEPVVLALAEKYGRSPAQILLRWQVQRKVISIPKSITPSRILENIQVFDFTFSPEEMKQLDSLNKNWRYIVPMLTVDGKRVPRDAGHPLYPFNDPY; from the exons ATGGCAGCTTCCTGTCTCCTCCTGCACACTGGGCAGAAGATGCCCCTGATTGGACTGGGCACCTGGAAGAGCAATCCTGGCCAG GTAAAAGCAGCTGTTAAGCATGCCCTGAGTGTAGGCTACCGCCACATTGATTGTGCTGCTATCTACGGCAATGAGACTGAAATTGGGGAGGCCTTGAAGGAGACTGTGGGGCCCGGCAAG GCGCTGTCTCGGGAGGAGCTATTTGTGACTTCCAAGCTGTGGAACACTAAGCACCACCCCGAGGATGTGGAGCCTGCCCTCCGGAAGACACTGGCCGACCTCCAGCTGGAGTATTTGGACCTGTACCTGATACACTGGCCTTATGCCTTTGA GCGGGGAGATGACCCTTTTCCTAAGAATGCTGATGGGACTGTCCGCTATGACTTCATTGACTACAAGGAGACCTGGAAGGCTCTGGAGGCACTGGTGGCTAAGGGGCTGGTGCGGGCACTGGGCCTGTCCAACTTCAGCAGTCGGCAGATTGATGATCTTCTCAGTGTGGCCTCTGTGCGCCCAGCTGTCCTGCAG GTGGAATGCCACCCATATTTGGCTCAGCACGAGCTGATTGCTCACTGCCAAGCACGCGGCCTGGAGGTGACTGCTTACAGCCCTCTGGGCTCCTCTGATCGTGCTTGGCGTGATCCTAAAGAGCCTGTCCTGCttgaggagccagtggtcctggcaCTGGCTGAAAAGTATGGCCGGTCTCCAGCCCAGATCTTGCTCAG GTGGCAGGTCCAACGAAAAGTGATCTCCATCCCTAAGAGTATCACGCCTTCCCGTATCCTTGAGAACATCCAG GTTTTTGACTTCACCTTTAGTCCAGAAGAGATGAAGCAGCTGGATTCCCTGAATAAAAATTGGCGATACATCGTGCCCATGCTTACA GTGGATGGGAAGAGGGTCCCAAGAGACGCAGGACACCCTCTGTACCCCTTTAATGACCCGTACTGA